From Psychroflexus torquis ATCC 700755, the proteins below share one genomic window:
- a CDS encoding 2Fe-2S iron-sulfur cluster-binding protein, translated as MASFFPIKVKEVYKETEECSVVTFDIPAELKNEFRYQQGQHLTLKKDINGEDVRRSYSLCSSPVDDEWKVAVKQIFEGKFSTFVNQELKANDILEVMPPSGEFGVGVDDHKEKTFLFFAAGSGITPVLSMLKTHLAKEPKANCKLFYLNKNAKSIIFKEEIEQLRNRYFGRVEIFYFLTREQRDIELLNGRFTPEKIQTLANTVFDIEQVDETFICGPEKMIFMIRDELATLGLSKDHIHYELFVTGLSEEDKKRTEAAMAKRIDGTQITILDGGKEFHFAMTKDFDNILDAALAAGADLPFACKGGVCSTCKCRVMEGQAEMKVNYALDKNEVAQNYILSCQAVPTSDKVTVDFDV; from the coding sequence ATGGCTAGTTTTTTTCCGATTAAGGTAAAAGAAGTTTATAAGGAGACTGAAGAGTGTTCAGTAGTGACCTTCGATATTCCCGCAGAGTTAAAGAATGAGTTTAGATACCAGCAGGGTCAGCATCTAACTTTAAAAAAAGATATCAACGGAGAAGACGTCAGGCGGTCTTACTCCTTGTGTTCTAGTCCTGTGGATGACGAATGGAAAGTTGCCGTTAAGCAAATTTTTGAAGGTAAATTTTCAACATTTGTCAACCAGGAGTTGAAAGCTAATGATATTTTGGAAGTCATGCCGCCGAGTGGAGAATTTGGAGTTGGGGTGGACGATCATAAAGAAAAAACCTTTTTATTTTTTGCAGCTGGTAGTGGCATTACGCCTGTTTTGTCAATGCTTAAAACTCACCTCGCCAAAGAGCCAAAAGCGAATTGCAAGCTGTTTTATTTAAATAAGAATGCAAAATCTATTATATTTAAAGAAGAAATAGAACAATTGCGAAATCGATATTTTGGAAGAGTTGAAATTTTCTATTTTTTAACGAGAGAACAAAGGGATATAGAACTTCTCAACGGAAGATTTACACCAGAGAAAATCCAAACTTTAGCCAATACTGTTTTTGATATTGAGCAAGTCGATGAGACTTTTATCTGTGGACCTGAGAAGATGATTTTTATGATCCGAGATGAATTGGCTACCTTGGGGTTAAGTAAAGATCATATTCATTATGAACTTTTTGTAACAGGCCTTTCTGAAGAAGATAAGAAGCGTACAGAAGCAGCAATGGCCAAAAGGATAGATGGCACTCAAATTACTATCTTAGACGGTGGGAAAGAGTTTCACTTTGCAATGACCAAGGACTTTGATAATATTTTAGATGCTGCTTTAGCAGCTGGAGCAGATTTGCCCTTCGCTTGTAAGGGTGGTGTGTGTAGTACCTGTAAATGCAGAGTGATGGAAGGTCAAGCAGAGATGAAAGTCAATTATGCCTTGGATAAAAACGAAGTAGCTCAAAATTATATTTTGAGTTGTCAAGCGGTTCCAACATCAGATAAGGTTACTGTTGATTTTGATGTCTAA